From Qipengyuania soli:
TCCTCGCGCAGCGCGTGGCAGAGATGATCGACACTATGGAAGGCCTGCCCGAAGACAAGCGCGAGCAGCTGCGCTTTACCACACGCACGATCACCGAGGCTGCCAGCCCGGCAAACTTCCCTCTGCTCAACCCGGTGGTGATGGAAAAGACGCTGGAGACCAAGGGCGAGAACCTGGTCAAGGGCATGCAGCACCTGCTGGCCGACCTGCGTCGTGGCCAGCTGAGCCACACCGATGCGAGTGCCTTCAAGCTGGGTGAAAATATCGCGGTTACCCCGGGCAAGGTCGTGCACGAGACGCTCCTTTACCAGCTGATCCAGTATTCGCCCTCTACTGACGAGGTAATGGAAACGCCGCTGGTGATTTTCCCGCCATGGATCAACCGCTTCTACATTCTCGACCTCAACCCCAAAAAGAGCTTCGTGAAATGGGCGGTCGAGCAGGGGCTGACCGTCTTTATGGTCAGCTGGAAGTCGGCAGATGCAAGCATGAAGGACGTGATCTGGGACGATTATGTCCGCGCGCAGATGGACGCCATCGATCACATCCGCGAACGGCTTGGCGTCGAGAGCGTCCACGCGATCGGCTATTGCGTCGCAGGAACCACGCTTGCTGCAACGCTGTCCGTCCTCCATCGCCGCGGCCAGCAGGACAAAGTCGCAAGTGCGACATTCTTCACCGCACAGGTCGATTTCGAGAAGGCGGGCGAGCTTCTCAATCTGGTCGAGGACCCGAGCCTCGGCGCCATCAAGGCGCTTTCGGCTGACGGCTATCTCGACGGGCGGTTCATGGCCGCGACCTTCAACATGCTCCGCGGGACCGACCTGATCTGGAACTACGTGGTCAACAACTACCTGCTTGGCGAGGACTATCCGGCCTTCGACCTGCTGCATTGGAACGGCGACGTCACCAACCTCCCCGCCAAGTGGCACCAGCAGTACCTCCGCGACCTCTACCGCGACAACCGCCTGGTCGATGCCGACGCGCTCAGCGTCGACAACACGCCAATCGATCTCGGCAGGGTCGAGACTCCCACCTATGTGCAGGCGGGCAAGGAAGACCACATCGCCCCGGCAGAAAGCGTGTGGAAGATCACCGAGCACTTCAAGGGGCCGATCAAGTTCGTGCTCGCCGGTTCAGGCCACATCGCCGGCGTGGTCAATCCGCCCGATGCGAATAAGTACCAGTACTGGCTCAACGACGGCAGCCCCCGCAGTCTTGCCGAATTCCGGGAAGGCGCAGTCGAACATCCCGGCAGCTGGTGGCCTGACTGGATCGAATGGATGCGCTCGCACGGGGACAAGATGGTTCCCGCCAAGGGCGCGCGCGTGCCCGGCGGCAAGGGCGATAGGGTCATCGAAGATGCGCCGGGACGATACGTCGCAGCTCGGTAAAGCACTGATATGATTTTCCTTTGCGGATTATTGTGCACTGCACAAAAATTCCTTGACTTCGCACTTGCAATGCCTATTTTGTGCAGTGCAACAAAAGCGAGGTTCCCATGGCTGACAGCCAGAGCAAGATCGATGCCGCTGCCGAGAAGGCATTCGCCGAAGCCGCGGAAAAAAAGACCGCTGAAGCGGTGAAGACCGAAGTGAGCGCGAAGACCGTCGCCAAGGCGGTCGAAGCTGACAAGCCCGCTCCGGCGAAGGTCGAGAAGGTTGCCGAAGCGGTCGCCGCTCCGGCTCCGGCCCCCGCTGCCAAGAAGAGTGCACCGAAGAAGAAGGCAGTGGCCAAGA
This genomic window contains:
- a CDS encoding PHA/PHB synthase family protein; this encodes MTDDGPDPFTNMFEAPAKFAQALMAPLKEGAEQFAMSPEDAQQWANVGTRLQQMWMQYQSEQLASPQELAPYFNPTRWMTMAQDWFRQMPIADPTQQQKLMQEGMALWQQVLGQYGLGGEPKTEGEPEMPIKDRRFSDPRWRSHPAFALIHQTYLFLAQRVAEMIDTMEGLPEDKREQLRFTTRTITEAASPANFPLLNPVVMEKTLETKGENLVKGMQHLLADLRRGQLSHTDASAFKLGENIAVTPGKVVHETLLYQLIQYSPSTDEVMETPLVIFPPWINRFYILDLNPKKSFVKWAVEQGLTVFMVSWKSADASMKDVIWDDYVRAQMDAIDHIRERLGVESVHAIGYCVAGTTLAATLSVLHRRGQQDKVASATFFTAQVDFEKAGELLNLVEDPSLGAIKALSADGYLDGRFMAATFNMLRGTDLIWNYVVNNYLLGEDYPAFDLLHWNGDVTNLPAKWHQQYLRDLYRDNRLVDADALSVDNTPIDLGRVETPTYVQAGKEDHIAPAESVWKITEHFKGPIKFVLAGSGHIAGVVNPPDANKYQYWLNDGSPRSLAEFREGAVEHPGSWWPDWIEWMRSHGDKMVPAKGARVPGGKGDRVIEDAPGRYVAAR